From the genome of Gemmatimonadota bacterium:
TCAAATGCGAGTTATCTATAATTGGGTCACCGGCTGTGATCAGTTCCGTGTCACCAGCATCGCTGGTGTTGTAGAAGACTTGTGCGAACCACCCGCGATATAGCAGGCGGCCTTGATAAAAACTATAGGTCCAGTCTTTTGCCTGGCCTGCACCCAAATCCGTCTGTTGAAGGCCGCTCATTTTTGAATAGCCCACAGACCCTATCAGTGTCAGGTCATCTGTTGGGCGGAAATCGAGCCTGAATTCTCCATTTGTCCTTTCTGTGCTGTAATCGCGTGGATTAAAACCGCGCGTTTCCACTTCCAGGGGATCGACATATTCCCAGTCGTGGGTTGCAACATATCCACCCGAAATTTTGATCCCGATCTTGTTGTTGAGGCTGCTGGCGTGTCGCAGTGATAATTTTCTCACACTGCGCTGGCCGCCAGATATGGAAATTGTATTGCCTTCCGATCCAAATGGCGAGCGGGTGATAATGTGCATGACGCCATTGGCGCTGTTGGGACCGTAAAGTGCGGATCCGGGTCCCAGAACGATTTCGATGCGCTCGATGTCGTCACTGGTAAGGGGGATCAAATCATAAGCATTGAGGCGCAGCGATGGGATGCGGGCAATGCGGTTGTCAACGAGTGTGAGCAATGCGCCAGAAAATACCTTGTTGAATCCGCGAACGACCATGCTGCCTTGAGATATGCCCGTTTGAGCATAGTCAACACCGGGCAGAGTCTTGACGTATTCACTCATGGTCAAGACTTCTCGATTTCTGATTTCAGAGGCATCGACTATTGAAATTGAAGCGGGTGCGTCCAGGGCTTTTTCTTGTTTGCGGGATGCCGAGACGACGACTTGCTGACCAATGAGGGCTACAGCGGTCAACTTGAAATTTCGCGTTATACTTTCACCGGGGCGGATTTTTACGCCGGTTGCGACGATGGTTTCATATCCGATATAACTGATGGCGATTTCGTAAATGCCCGGCGGTAAGCGGTCGATGCGATAGCTACCTCGTTCGTTGGTGATTGTACCCCGGGTACCTTGAATGGCCGGTCCTTTGACTACGATATTGGCCGCGAATAAGGCTTCTCCGTCCTCGGTTTCCACTTTGCCCGTCAAGCTGCCGAAATCCTGAGCTACGACCGAGTAAGAATTCCACAGTACGAAAGCAAGGATATACAATACGCGCATCCAACCCTCCTTACCGCAATGGTCCGGATTTTTCTATATGGGAGAGAGATAGCTTTAGAACCGAATATTCAGGCCGGTTAAGATTAGGCGTCCAATAAATGGCGCACCGATAAATGATCGATATTCCCGGTTTAACACGTTGCTGGCTTCCACATTCCATGTGATCTTGAATTGATCATTTGAGAGTGGCAACTGATATGCGGCATTCAGGTCCAAAACAGTATAGGCAGCTACATCGCCGACATATACACCGGATTGCATGGGGAAACCACCGCGATAGCTCAATTTCCCGCGGATGGTGAGTGGCATATTGGGCAGTTGACAATCAATTCCGATGTTAAATTTGTGTTTGGGGGCATTGAGAGCAATGTCGCCGATGTTGTCTAAATTGGGGAACCAATCGTCGCTGACATAGGAGTAATTGCCGGTAAAAGTCCATATTTCGTTTGGATAATACGCAAACGATAGGTCGGCACCGTAGAGTGTTATGCGACCAAAATTGCGATATGCGACCATTACCGCAGTGGGGTCTGATGCCTGTTCGGCAGACATGGTGCCAAAGGGAATCCCCGCGGCGTTGGATACGAATAATTGCGTCAATTCATCTATGCCTGTGCCATTGCCATTGCCAACCAGGCCCAGATCCGGCAGGTTGAGCTGATCCAAGAGTCCGATGGCAATTGCGAGGCTTGCATTGGCAGGGTCTTTTAAGTTCTCGGTGATGCCGTTTGTGAGAGCTTCGCTCAAGGGACCGGCTGCGAGAAATACACTGGGTGTTACAATCCGCAACGGGCTGGTGAAATTTCTTTTTCTGCTCAGGTAGGCATCGGCTGCGAGAATGAGTTTGTTATTGATGACGCCTTTGTATCCCACTTCAAAGGTTTCTGAGATGGTCGATTCGATTTTTTTTATGTCTGCCACTGCATTGGCGAGGCTGGGCTCGGGATCAAAACTCGCCGTTGCTGTATTCAGTGTGCCGGCTGTATTTTGCAAGCCCTGCAGTTGTTCTGGAATAATCCCGGGAAAGTCTCCGACCAGTTGTGCGGCTACCGCAGCCGCTTGATCTTGTGGTAGTCCAAGCCGATCTACGAAAAGTCCTGTTGCGAGAGGTTCCAGTTCCGCCAAAAGGATACTCATTATTATTGATCTGGCAGCGCCCCACATCAAATTGGTCCCCTGGGGACTGTGCAGAGAGAAGTAGTGATCTTTTGACAAGCCCGCTATGGGCGCAAAGGGCGTTCGATACATGGGTAGGCCATTGTCGTCTCTGCGAAATGTGAATCCGGTACCGGCAGTGCCCTGTGCGCGAACGTCAATTGCTGGACTAAATCCCAATGACGATTGCAATGCCCCGAACCCAAAGGGATCGGGGAGGCCGATCCGGTCCAAAAATAAGTTGGTGGTCGAAGGCGTGCTAAATGCGCGGTTATACGTCAATCGCAGGGTGTTGAGTGGCCTGGGTTTAATGACCAGCGCTGCGCGGGGTGAGAAAAATGGATCTTCAACATGGCTGTGCTTGTCTATGCGTCCGGCCAATACCAACTCGATTTGATCGCTCAGGCTGGTTTCACTTTGCAAATAGATCCCGTATTCATCGATGTTATCAATGTCTTCATGCATGCCATTTATTGTGCCCCCTGTCTTGGGTCGGGTTCGCAGTACATCAGCGCCATAAGCAAAGTGTTGTTTTTGTCCCAGGCTAGCATTGTGTTGCAGTTGCAAGACCATCAGATGTGAATTATCTACAATTGGATCGTTAGGTGCGATCATTCTCGTCTGACCTGCATCACTGGCGTTGAAGAAGACCTGTGCAAACCACTCGCGATAGAGCAGGCGTCCTTGATAAAAATTATAGGTCCAGTCTTTTGCCTGGCCCGCGCCCAAACCAGTTAGTTCAATATCGCTTGTTTTTGCATAACCCGTTGATCCTATGATTGTCAGGTCATCTGTTGGTCGAAAATCGAGCCTGAGTTCTCCTATTGTCTTTTTTGAGTTGTAATCGCGTGGATTAAAACCGCGCGATTCCACTTCCAGGGGATCAATGTACTCCCAGTCATGGGCTGAACTTTGCCCAACCGAAATTTTGATCCCGATTTTGTCGTTGAGGCTGCTGGCGTGCCGCAGTGATATTTTTCGCACGCTGCGCTCTCCGCCAGATATGGAAATTGTATTGCCTTCCGATCCAAATGGCGAGCGGGTGATAATGTGCATGACGCCACTGGAGGTGTTGGGCCCGTAAAGTGCCGATCCAGGACCTAATACCACTTCAATACGCTCAATGTCTTCACCGGTAACGGGGATCATATCAAAGGCATTGAAACGCAGGGAAGGGACGCGGGCAATGCGGTTGTCAACGAGTGTGAGCAATGCGCCAGAAAATACATTGTTGAATCCGCGAACGACCACGTTGCTTTGTGAGATGCCCGTTTTGGAAAAGTCAACGCCGGGAAGGGCTTTGATATGCTCAGTCGGCGACAAGACGCCCCGATCTCTGATTTCGGATGCTTCGATCGTTGCTATTGAAGCGGGCGCGTCCAGAGCTTTTTCCTGTTTGCGCGATGCTGACACGACGACTTGTTGACCGATGAGGGCTACGGCGGTCAACTCGAAATTTCGCGTTGTACTTTCGCCAGCGCGAATTTCTACGCCGGATACAACTGTGGTTTCATAGCCGATATAACTGATGGTGATTTCGTACATGCCCGGCGGCAAGCGGTCGATGCGATAGTTTCCCTGTTCATCGGTGATTACGCCCCGTATGCCCTCAATGGCCGGTCCTTTGACTACGACATTGGCCGCGAATAATGCTTCTCCCGTCTCATCTTCCACTTTGCCCGTCAAGTTGCCCATATCCTGAGCTACGACGGGGCATGTACTCCACATTATGAGACAGATGACACACAATGCACGCATAAAACCCTCCTTTAATATTTCTTATAGTTATTTTGAAATAATAGAGAAAAAAAATACAAATGTCACGAACAAAAGCAGGAGTCAGGCGTGAGACCTCTTACGCCATAAAGATATATTTGAGAATAAATATGATGGCCAGTACATCGATAAAAAAATGTACCTCGGAGTCTTTTTTGCTCAGTCGCTTGATTATGGGATAGGCGACAAATCCGAGTGCCAGTCCATCGGCAATGCTGAATGTCAGGGGTATTGCAATCAGCGTTAAAAAAGCGGGTACGGCATCCGACATATCATCCCAGGCAATGCGCGCAGCCGGGGCCATCATCATGACGCCTACGACTATGAGCGCGGGTGCTGTGGCAAAGGACGGTATGGCCTGGACCAGAGGTGTGAGGAATAGGGCGCAGACGAATAGTCCGCCGGTCACCAGGCTGGCAAAGCCCGTGCGCGCGCCCGATGATATGCCCGCGGCACTTTCGATATAGGTCGTTACGGTTGACGTGCCCAATACGCTGCCGCATACGGTTCCAACAGAGTCTGATAGCAGTGCCCTGTTGGCGCGCGGCAATTGTCCTCGCTTATCCAGGTATCCCACGCGTTCTGATAATCCCACCAGTGTGCCCATGGTGTCGAATAGATCGACAAAGAGAAAAGCAAAGACGAGTTCAATGACTGCTGTGTGAAATGCGAGAGGCAGATGGTAAATGGCTTCTCCAAAGAGATGGGTGGGCCAAACGGGCAGGCTTACGACGCCTGTTGGCCAGGGTGTAAGCCCGAGGATCATGGATAATAAGGTGACG
Proteins encoded in this window:
- a CDS encoding NCS2 family permease yields the protein MTRTIAEFFKFNEQNTDWRTEITGGLTTFVTMAYIVAVNPGILSDALGMDLFPELLFATCASAAIATILMGLLANYPFALAPGMGLNAFFTYTIVLGMGVHWKLALGVVLASGLLFLLLTVLRVREAIITAVPQPLKLAAAAGIGLFIAFIGFKNAGFIVDNQATLVSLGDVRTGPVGLALVGLLGTAIMLTRGIRGAILLGVIGVTLLSMILGLTPWPTGVVSLPVWPTHLFGEAIYHLPLAFHTAVIELVFAFLFVDLFDTMGTLVGLSERVGYLDKRGQLPRANRALLSDSVGTVCGSVLGTSTVTTYIESAAGISSGARTGFASLVTGGLFVCALFLTPLVQAIPSFATAPALIVVGVMMMAPAARIAWDDMSDAVPAFLTLIAIPLTFSIADGLALGFVAYPIIKRLSKKDSEVHFFIDVLAIIFILKYIFMA
- a CDS encoding TonB-dependent receptor gives rise to the protein MRALCVICLIMWSTCPVVAQDMGNLTGKVEDETGEALFAANVVVKGPAIEGIRGVITDEQGNYRIDRLPPGMYEITISYIGYETTVVSGVEIRAGESTTRNFELTAVALIGQQVVVSASRKQEKALDAPASIATIEASEIRDRGVLSPTEHIKALPGVDFSKTGISQSNVVVRGFNNVFSGALLTLVDNRIARVPSLRFNAFDMIPVTGEDIERIEVVLGPGSALYGPNTSSGVMHIITRSPFGSEGNTISISGGERSVRKISLRHASSLNDKIGIKISVGQSSAHDWEYIDPLEVESRGFNPRDYNSKKTIGELRLDFRPTDDLTIIGSTGYAKTSDIELTGLGAGQAKDWTYNFYQGRLLYREWFAQVFFNASDAGQTRMIAPNDPIVDNSHLMVLQLQHNASLGQKQHFAYGADVLRTRPKTGGTINGMHEDIDNIDEYGIYLQSETSLSDQIELVLAGRIDKHSHVEDPFFSPRAALVIKPRPLNTLRLTYNRAFSTPSTTNLFLDRIGLPDPFGFGALQSSLGFSPAIDVRAQGTAGTGFTFRRDDNGLPMYRTPFAPIAGLSKDHYFSLHSPQGTNLMWGAARSIIMSILLAELEPLATGLFVDRLGLPQDQAAAVAAQLVGDFPGIIPEQLQGLQNTAGTLNTATASFDPEPSLANAVADIKKIESTISETFEVGYKGVINNKLILAADAYLSRKRNFTSPLRIVTPSVFLAAGPLSEALTNGITENLKDPANASLAIAIGLLDQLNLPDLGLVGNGNGTGIDELTQLFVSNAAGIPFGTMSAEQASDPTAVMVAYRNFGRITLYGADLSFAYYPNEIWTFTGNYSYVSDDWFPNLDNIGDIALNAPKHKFNIGIDCQLPNMPLTIRGKLSYRGGFPMQSGVYVGDVAAYTVLDLNAAYQLPLSNDQFKITWNVEASNVLNREYRSFIGAPFIGRLILTGLNIRF